The proteins below are encoded in one region of Cuculus canorus isolate bCucCan1 unplaced genomic scaffold, bCucCan1.pri scaffold_63_arrow_ctg1, whole genome shotgun sequence:
- the LOC128850719 gene encoding olfactory receptor 14J1-like: MSNSSSITQFLLLAFADTRELQLLHFWLFLGIYLAALLGNGLIITTITCDHHLHTSMNFFLLNLALLDMGSISTTIPKSMANSLWNTRAISYMGCVAQVFFFLSLFGAEYSLLTVMSYDRYVAICKPLHYGTLLGSRACVHMAAAAWGAAFLNALLHTANTFSLPLCHGNAVDQFFCEIPHILKLSCSHSYLREAGISVFSVCLAFGCFVFIVVSYVQIFRAVLRIPSEQGRHKAFSTCLPHLAVVSVFISTAGFAYLKPPSISSPSLDLVVSFLYSVVPPALNPLIYSLRNQQLKDAVWKLMSG, translated from the coding sequence atgtccaacagcagctccatcacccagttcctcctcctggcattcgcagacacacgggagctgcagctcttgcacttctggctcttcctgggcatctacctggctgccctcctgggcaacggcctcatcatcaccaccatcacctgtgaccaccacctccacacctcCATgaacttcttcctcctcaacctcgCCCTGCTAGACatgggatccatctccaccactatccccaaatccatggcaaATTCCCTATGGAACACCAGGGCCATCTCCTACATGGGATGTGTTGCTCaggtcttctttttcttgtccttgTTTGGTGCAGAATATTCTCTTCTCACCGTTatgtcctacgaccgctacgttgccatctgcaaacccctgcactacgggaccctcctgggcagcagagcttgtgtccacatggcagcagctgcctggggcgctgcgtttctcaatgctctgctgcacacggccaatacattttccctgcccctctgccacggcaatgctgtggaccagttcttctgtgaaatcccccacatcctcaagctctcctgctcacactcctacctcagggaagctgggatcagtgtgttttctgtctgtttagcttttggctgttttgttttcattgtggtttcctatgtgcagatcttcagggctgtgctgaggatcccctctgagcagggacggcacaaagccttttccacgtgcctccctcacctggccgtggtctcTGTATTTATCAGCACTGCAGGgtttgcctacctgaagcccccttccatctcctctccatctctggaCCTGGTGGTATCatttctgtactcagtggtgcctccagcactgaaccccctcatctacagcctgaggaaccagcagctcaaggatgcagtcTGGAAACTTATGTCTGGATGA